The following proteins are co-located in the bacterium genome:
- the hisH gene encoding imidazole glycerol phosphate synthase subunit HisH translates to MIAIVDYKAGNLTSVKLAFEAIGVEAVITDHPQTILQADRVVFPGVGAAGASMRHLADLNLVDVLQRVVARGTPFLGICVGMQVLFERSEEDGGTPTLGFIPGQVRLFRPVNPADKVPQIGWNTVQFRRTHPVFAGVEDETEFYFVHSYYPMTLNPGDCVGVTAYAGVEFTSVVGRDNLVATQFHIEKSGRVGLKVFENFSRWDGTC, encoded by the coding sequence ATGATAGCGATTGTGGATTACAAGGCGGGAAATCTGACCAGTGTGAAGCTGGCGTTTGAAGCGATTGGCGTGGAGGCGGTCATTACCGACCACCCGCAGACGATCCTTCAGGCGGACCGGGTGGTTTTTCCCGGGGTCGGCGCCGCCGGCGCCTCGATGCGGCATTTGGCTGATTTGAATCTGGTGGATGTGCTTCAGCGGGTCGTGGCCAGGGGCACTCCTTTCCTTGGTATCTGCGTCGGAATGCAGGTGCTGTTTGAACGCTCCGAGGAGGATGGCGGCACGCCCACGCTGGGCTTTATTCCCGGTCAGGTGCGGCTGTTCCGGCCGGTCAATCCTGCCGATAAGGTTCCGCAGATCGGCTGGAATACCGTGCAGTTCCGCCGGACGCATCCGGTGTTTGCCGGCGTGGAAGACGAAACCGAGTTCTATTTTGTTCACAGTTATTATCCGATGACCCTGAATCCGGGTGACTGTGTGGGGGTGACCGCGTATGCGGGAGTGGAGTTCACCTCCGTTGTGGGGCGCGATAACCTCGTGGCTACCCAGTTCCACATTGAGAAATCCGGACGGGTCGGGTTGAAAGTGTTCGAAAATTTTAGCCGATGGGACGGAACATGCTGA
- a CDS encoding TatD family hydrolase, whose protein sequence is MKLFDAHCHLQNARIFPFLDDVMSRATEAGVIGLMCCGISEADWLLLPDIAHRFPQVRLSFGLHPWYMGDRSDRWLDTLKRVLAMTPSAVGEIGLDHVLDKSTFADQESVFLTQLHLANELQRPVTLHCRRAWGRMIELLDEKGWPAYGVVLHSYSGPSELIPPLVRRGAFFSFSGAITFDRNLNGRETVKAVPLDRLLIETDAPDLWPNLNQDRSAFKDITGKPVNEPANLTLIAQTVADLRGLPAEELAAITFQNATTLFS, encoded by the coding sequence ATGAAATTATTCGACGCCCATTGTCATTTACAGAACGCCCGGATCTTCCCGTTCCTGGATGACGTCATGTCACGCGCGACTGAGGCCGGGGTCATTGGCCTGATGTGCTGCGGCATCAGTGAGGCGGATTGGCTCTTGCTGCCCGATATCGCCCATCGTTTCCCCCAGGTCCGCCTGTCGTTCGGCCTTCACCCCTGGTATATGGGCGATCGTTCAGACCGCTGGCTTGACACTTTGAAAAGGGTGCTCGCCATGACCCCCTCCGCCGTCGGGGAGATCGGGCTGGATCACGTCCTGGATAAATCGACCTTTGCGGACCAGGAGTCCGTTTTTCTGACCCAATTGCATCTGGCCAATGAACTCCAGCGGCCGGTGACCCTCCACTGCCGACGCGCCTGGGGGCGAATGATAGAGCTATTGGATGAGAAAGGCTGGCCGGCCTACGGCGTCGTGCTTCACTCCTATTCGGGCCCCAGTGAACTGATCCCACCGCTGGTCCGGCGCGGGGCCTTCTTCTCCTTTTCCGGCGCCATCACCTTTGACCGGAATCTCAACGGCCGGGAGACCGTCAAGGCGGTCCCGCTGGATCGGCTTTTGATTGAAACCGATGCCCCTGATCTCTGGCCAAACCTGAATCAAGACCGCTCCGCATTCAAAGACATTACTGGGAAACCCGTGAACGAACCCGCGAACTTAACGCTTATCGCGCAAACGGTTGCCGACCTGAGGGGGCTGCCCGCCGAAGAGTTAGCGGCGATCACTTTCCAGAACGCCACCACTCTATTCAGCTAA
- a CDS encoding AMP-binding protein: protein MFTSLIFEWASWLLKLRYSVRVQGLCDISRRGRTGILFLPNHPALIDPVILMTRLYPRFRPRPLADQDQVNRPGVRWLAGQIQAITIPDPAVYGEASRKAVEDGVETCIQALKNGSNLLLYPSGHIARQRYENLAGASAVETILARLPEVRVVLVRTRGLWGSSFSRATGCAPALGKVSIKAARSLLANGLFFSPRRKVDIALSEPADFPRGAGRAVMNRYLEGVYNQEAPPAWYVPYTLWEKGAAREMSEPVNEVNQADLDEVPAATWELVIQHLQKLSGRSAIRVEDSLSRDLNLDSLSLVDLGLWVESEFGFAVGDSAAMETVGDLLLAARGHVAAHGKVELKPIPPSWFSVAAGVPDRATLPPGDTLAAVFLAQAALGPDRVVLADQTSGVKSYRDLITGILALRPQIERLPGKYVGIMLPASAGAGVLYLATLFSGKIPVMVNWTVGVRNMTHSLDLLGVKAVLTAGLVVQKIEAQSGSLGELKSRFVLMEQLGARIGAGDKLQAWLGARWGWRRKLATVAVPDTAVVLFTSGSESTPKAVPLTHANLLANMRDLCVVFKFMPTDRLVGILPPFHSFGLSCTMLLPLCSGIPVAYHPNPTEGAILARLIEAYRITMLVGTPTFLNGILRSVKHHELDSLRAVISGAEKCPEQTYEWVKRQWPHMKLIEGYGITECSPVVSANDENDPKPGTIGKVLPSVEAAIQDIESGRSAPVGSAGLLLVRGPSIFGGYLNYEGASPFVEFDGKSWYGTGDLVKRQADGTLIFAGRLKRFVKLGGEMVSLPAIEEVLGRHYGTPADDKPLLAVEATPVELNPELVLFTTRDLDREDVNNQIKAAGLSPIHNIRMIHKIVEIPVLGTGKTDYRALKARLSG from the coding sequence GTGTTTACCTCATTAATTTTTGAATGGGCCTCATGGCTGCTTAAGCTTCGTTATTCTGTCCGGGTGCAAGGCCTATGTGATATTTCCCGGCGCGGGAGAACCGGGATTCTGTTTCTGCCGAATCATCCCGCCCTCATTGATCCTGTCATTTTGATGACGCGGCTTTATCCTCGGTTCCGGCCCCGCCCGCTGGCGGATCAGGATCAGGTGAACCGGCCCGGTGTCCGGTGGTTGGCGGGTCAGATCCAGGCGATTACCATTCCTGATCCGGCCGTGTACGGGGAGGCCAGCCGTAAAGCCGTGGAGGACGGCGTGGAGACCTGTATTCAGGCCTTGAAGAACGGGAGCAATCTCCTGCTCTATCCGTCCGGCCATATCGCCCGTCAGCGTTATGAAAACCTGGCCGGCGCCAGTGCGGTTGAGACCATTCTGGCGCGGCTCCCTGAGGTGCGGGTGGTCCTGGTGCGGACCCGCGGGCTGTGGGGCAGCTCCTTCAGCCGGGCGACGGGGTGCGCGCCGGCGTTGGGGAAAGTCAGCATAAAGGCCGCCCGATCACTTCTCGCCAACGGGCTTTTCTTTTCTCCACGCCGCAAGGTTGACATTGCGCTGTCCGAACCTGCCGATTTCCCCCGTGGCGCCGGTCGCGCGGTGATGAACCGGTATCTTGAGGGGGTGTATAATCAGGAGGCGCCGCCCGCCTGGTATGTGCCGTATACCCTCTGGGAAAAAGGGGCGGCTCGCGAAATGTCCGAACCGGTCAATGAGGTGAATCAGGCGGATTTGGACGAGGTTCCTGCGGCCACCTGGGAGCTGGTGATTCAGCATCTTCAGAAACTGAGCGGACGTTCAGCCATCCGGGTTGAGGATTCGCTGTCACGGGATCTGAATCTCGATAGCCTCTCGCTGGTCGATCTCGGCTTATGGGTGGAATCGGAGTTCGGGTTTGCAGTCGGGGATTCGGCGGCGATGGAGACGGTTGGGGATCTTCTGCTGGCGGCCCGGGGCCATGTTGCCGCGCACGGGAAAGTGGAGCTCAAGCCCATTCCCCCGTCATGGTTTTCGGTTGCGGCAGGGGTGCCGGACCGGGCCACCCTTCCGCCGGGTGACACGCTGGCCGCCGTTTTTCTCGCTCAGGCGGCACTCGGCCCGGACCGGGTGGTGCTGGCGGATCAGACGAGTGGAGTGAAGAGCTATCGTGACCTCATTACCGGAATTCTGGCCTTGCGGCCGCAGATCGAGCGGCTTCCGGGAAAGTATGTCGGCATCATGTTGCCGGCGTCTGCCGGCGCTGGCGTGCTCTATCTGGCGACGCTCTTTTCCGGGAAAATCCCGGTGATGGTCAATTGGACGGTGGGGGTCAGGAATATGACGCACTCCCTGGATCTGCTGGGGGTGAAGGCCGTGTTGACCGCAGGATTGGTCGTGCAGAAGATCGAGGCCCAATCGGGGAGCCTGGGCGAGTTGAAGTCCCGTTTTGTCCTGATGGAACAGCTGGGCGCCAGGATCGGGGCCGGCGACAAACTGCAGGCCTGGCTGGGCGCACGATGGGGATGGCGCCGGAAGCTGGCGACGGTCGCCGTTCCCGATACGGCGGTGGTCCTGTTTACCAGTGGTTCCGAGAGCACGCCCAAGGCGGTCCCGCTGACCCATGCCAACCTGCTGGCCAATATGCGCGATCTGTGCGTCGTGTTCAAGTTCATGCCGACCGACCGGCTGGTCGGTATTCTTCCGCCCTTTCACTCCTTCGGCCTCTCCTGCACGATGCTGCTGCCCCTCTGCAGTGGCATCCCGGTGGCCTATCATCCGAACCCCACGGAGGGGGCCATTCTGGCCCGGCTCATTGAGGCCTATCGGATTACGATGCTGGTGGGAACCCCCACTTTCCTGAACGGGATTCTCCGCTCGGTTAAACATCATGAACTGGATTCGTTGCGTGCCGTGATCTCCGGGGCTGAGAAATGCCCGGAACAGACCTATGAATGGGTGAAGCGGCAGTGGCCCCACATGAAGCTCATTGAAGGCTATGGCATTACGGAGTGTTCCCCCGTGGTCTCAGCCAACGACGAGAATGATCCCAAGCCCGGAACCATCGGGAAGGTGTTGCCGTCGGTGGAGGCGGCGATCCAGGACATTGAGTCGGGGCGCTCTGCCCCGGTCGGGTCGGCTGGATTATTGCTCGTGAGGGGACCCAGTATTTTTGGCGGATACCTGAACTATGAGGGGGCCAGTCCCTTTGTGGAGTTTGACGGAAAGTCATGGTATGGCACAGGGGATCTGGTCAAGCGGCAGGCCGACGGAACGCTGATCTTTGCCGGACGCTTAAAACGGTTTGTTAAGCTGGGGGGCGAGATGGTGTCATTACCCGCCATTGAAGAGGTGCTGGGCCGGCATTATGGGACACCGGCTGATGACAAGCCGCTTCTGGCTGTAGAGGCCACGCCGGTTGAGTTGAATCCTGAATTGGTGCTCTTCACCACCCGTGATCTCGATCGGGAAGACGTCAATAATCAGATCAAGGCGGCTGGCCTCTCGCCCATCCACAATATCCGAATGATCCATAAAATCGTTGAAATTCCCGTGCTTGGAACCGGGAAAACAGACTACCGGGCATTGAAGGCGCGGCTTTCAGGATAA
- the pflB gene encoding formate C-acetyltransferase, with product MKTTTDSQTAWQGFTPGPWQQTIEVRDFIQHNVTPYEGDESFLAGPTARTQGLNAKFEALLRQEAERGGVLDINVNAISSLLTYEPGYLDRENECIVGLQTEKPLCRGVNPFGGLRMARQACEAYGYKLGPDVEQACAYRTTHNDGVFHVYSDTMLSLRKHGYITGLPDAYGRGRIIGDYRRVALYGVDALMEAKQADKDVLSAATMTEETIRRCEELWKEIDFLAKLKEMAATYGLNIAGPACTAQQAVQWIYFAYLGAIKEQNGAAMSLGRVSAFIDIYFERELRRGTLTESQAQEIIDHFVMKLRMARQLRTPEYNELFAGDPMWITEAVGGMGEDGRTLVTRTSFRFLNTLYTLGHAPEPNLTILWSPRLPEGFRRYCARVSIETDSIQYENDELMRTRYGDDYGIACCVSAMRIGKQMQYFGARCNLPKVLLLAINGGRDEHSGAQIAPVRPLLTGAPLEYGQVMEQFQFYCDWLCRNYVNTMNIIHFMHDKYAYEKLEMSLHDTDVERLMAFGLAGLSVMADSFSAIRYARVTPVRDARGLAVDFTIAGDFPCYGNDDPRVDGMATALVKSFEEGLKKHPTYRGAAHTLSILTITSNVVYGRSTGATPDGRAAGKPFAPGANPMHDRDGHGALASLNSVAGIPYDSCRDGISCTFTITPDSLGARAPVQASNLISILDGYFGQQGHHLNVNVLNRDQLLDAQAHPERYPQLTIRVSGYAVNFTRLSRKQQDEVIARTFHTTL from the coding sequence GTGAAAACAACTACAGATAGTCAAACGGCGTGGCAAGGATTCACTCCCGGCCCATGGCAACAAACCATCGAAGTCCGCGATTTCATTCAACACAATGTGACTCCCTATGAGGGCGACGAGTCCTTTCTCGCGGGGCCGACCGCCCGGACGCAAGGCTTGAATGCTAAGTTTGAGGCGCTGTTGCGGCAGGAGGCTGAACGAGGGGGCGTTCTGGATATCAATGTCAACGCCATCTCCTCCCTGCTGACCTATGAGCCGGGTTATCTGGATCGTGAAAACGAGTGCATTGTGGGATTGCAGACTGAAAAGCCGCTTTGCCGGGGGGTTAATCCGTTTGGCGGGTTACGGATGGCGCGCCAGGCCTGCGAAGCCTATGGCTATAAGCTGGGGCCTGACGTTGAACAGGCCTGTGCCTACCGGACCACTCATAACGATGGGGTGTTTCATGTCTATTCCGACACCATGCTCAGCCTGCGGAAGCACGGGTATATCACGGGATTGCCAGATGCCTACGGCCGGGGCCGGATTATCGGCGACTACCGGCGTGTGGCCCTCTATGGGGTGGATGCGCTGATGGAGGCGAAACAGGCGGACAAGGATGTCCTTTCCGCCGCGACGATGACCGAAGAGACCATCCGGCGCTGTGAAGAGCTCTGGAAGGAAATTGATTTCCTGGCGAAACTCAAGGAGATGGCGGCCACCTATGGGCTCAATATCGCCGGGCCTGCGTGCACGGCGCAGCAGGCGGTCCAGTGGATATATTTCGCCTACCTGGGTGCGATCAAGGAGCAGAATGGCGCCGCCATGTCCCTCGGGCGCGTGAGCGCCTTTATCGATATCTACTTTGAACGCGAGCTTCGCCGCGGCACCCTCACGGAAAGCCAGGCCCAGGAGATCATTGACCATTTCGTGATGAAGTTGCGGATGGCCCGTCAACTGCGTACGCCGGAGTACAACGAACTGTTTGCCGGGGATCCCATGTGGATTACCGAAGCCGTGGGGGGAATGGGTGAGGACGGACGCACGCTCGTTACGCGTACCAGTTTCCGGTTCCTGAACACCCTCTACACGCTGGGACACGCGCCTGAGCCCAACTTGACCATCCTGTGGTCGCCCCGCCTGCCGGAAGGGTTTCGCCGGTATTGCGCCCGGGTCAGTATCGAGACGGACTCCATCCAGTATGAAAATGACGAACTGATGCGGACCCGCTACGGGGATGATTACGGGATCGCCTGCTGCGTGTCGGCCATGCGGATCGGCAAACAGATGCAGTATTTCGGCGCACGCTGTAATCTGCCCAAGGTCCTGTTGCTTGCCATCAACGGCGGGCGCGATGAGCACTCCGGTGCGCAGATCGCGCCGGTACGGCCGCTTCTGACCGGGGCCCCGCTGGAGTATGGGCAGGTGATGGAGCAGTTCCAATTCTATTGCGACTGGCTCTGCCGGAACTACGTCAACACCATGAACATCATTCACTTCATGCATGACAAGTATGCCTACGAGAAGCTGGAGATGAGTCTGCATGACACCGATGTGGAACGCTTGATGGCGTTTGGTCTGGCCGGACTCTCCGTGATGGCCGACAGTTTCAGTGCGATTCGCTATGCCCGTGTCACGCCGGTCCGTGATGCCCGTGGTCTTGCGGTCGACTTCACCATTGCCGGCGACTTCCCCTGCTACGGCAATGATGATCCGCGTGTCGATGGAATGGCGACCGCCCTGGTGAAGTCATTTGAGGAAGGACTCAAGAAGCATCCCACCTACCGGGGCGCGGCGCACACCCTTTCGATCCTGACCATCACCTCCAATGTGGTGTATGGCCGTTCGACCGGGGCCACGCCCGATGGACGGGCCGCCGGGAAACCGTTTGCGCCGGGTGCCAATCCCATGCATGACCGGGATGGGCACGGTGCGCTCGCCTCACTGAATTCTGTGGCAGGCATTCCCTATGACAGTTGCCGCGATGGGATCAGTTGCACCTTTACCATCACGCCTGACAGTCTCGGCGCCAGGGCACCGGTTCAGGCCTCCAACCTGATCAGCATTCTGGATGGATATTTCGGGCAGCAGGGGCATCATCTCAATGTGAATGTCCTGAACCGGGATCAGTTGCTGGATGCCCAGGCGCATCCCGAACGCTACCCCCAGCTGACCATCCGTGTCTCCGGCTATGCCGTCAACTTCACCCGCCTGAGCCGCAAACAGCAGGATGAGGTGATTGCGCGCACCTTTCATACCACCCTGTAA
- a CDS encoding ankyrin repeat domain-containing protein: MISTVARSIVILALAGSVALRSDAAPLHNAIKEQDLAKVRLLLKGADTNSLNAQDANNTTPLILAAIQGHLDIVKELVSAGADVNLATEGGLTPLHCAVNKDFLEMAKYLIKQGANVNAITAKGSTSLHWAAFNKNYTLCKLLIQAGANVNVKAATGFTPLHWAAYTDAADIVTLLITHGADLSLTDNNNQTARAVAEERNAKSALEAMNPRKPSFMAGLFNHSKETGKKTAPPPEAITPPAPVKAPPPVVPAPAEPEGKITKEFKSGARYTGQPVSLIKRYEGEIIFPDGSRYTGQFLANKRDGQGKLTLPSGAQYEGHWLKDTRNGFGTETFATGDQYSGQWQNNIMQGEGTYTFINGGQITGQWKNGHLATGHGSFKFGESDQYNGDWKDDMMHGEGTYITSGGTKTTGYWQKNKFMGPQPPAR, from the coding sequence ATGATCAGTACAGTTGCACGGTCTATTGTCATCCTGGCTCTTGCCGGAAGTGTCGCCCTCCGGAGTGATGCCGCCCCCCTTCACAACGCCATCAAGGAGCAGGACCTCGCCAAGGTGCGCCTGCTGCTTAAAGGTGCCGACACCAACAGCCTGAACGCCCAGGACGCCAACAACACCACGCCCCTGATTCTGGCCGCCATCCAGGGGCATCTGGATATCGTCAAGGAACTGGTGTCCGCCGGCGCGGACGTCAATCTGGCCACCGAAGGGGGCTTGACCCCCTTGCATTGTGCCGTGAACAAGGATTTTCTTGAGATGGCGAAGTATCTCATCAAGCAGGGAGCCAATGTCAACGCCATCACGGCCAAAGGGTCCACCTCGCTCCATTGGGCGGCCTTCAATAAAAACTACACCCTGTGCAAACTCCTGATTCAAGCTGGTGCCAACGTCAATGTGAAGGCGGCGACCGGGTTTACCCCGCTGCACTGGGCGGCCTACACCGATGCCGCTGATATTGTCACGCTCCTGATCACCCACGGGGCGGACCTGTCCCTCACCGATAATAACAACCAGACCGCTCGGGCGGTTGCCGAGGAACGTAACGCCAAATCCGCCCTCGAAGCCATGAATCCCCGGAAACCATCCTTCATGGCGGGCCTTTTCAACCATTCGAAGGAAACCGGCAAAAAAACCGCCCCGCCCCCGGAAGCGATTACCCCGCCTGCCCCCGTTAAAGCTCCGCCGCCGGTGGTGCCGGCCCCGGCTGAACCGGAAGGCAAAATCACAAAAGAATTCAAAAGCGGAGCCCGCTACACCGGCCAGCCGGTCAGCCTCATTAAACGGTACGAAGGCGAAATCATCTTTCCAGATGGCTCCCGTTACACAGGCCAGTTCCTGGCGAATAAACGGGATGGACAGGGCAAATTGACCCTCCCCAGCGGGGCGCAATATGAGGGACATTGGCTGAAAGATACCCGGAATGGATTCGGAACCGAGACGTTTGCCACTGGCGATCAATACAGCGGCCAATGGCAAAACAATATCATGCAGGGCGAGGGAACCTACACCTTCATCAACGGCGGCCAGATTACCGGCCAATGGAAAAATGGACATCTGGCCACAGGCCATGGCTCCTTTAAATTCGGGGAGAGCGATCAATACAACGGCGACTGGAAGGACGACATGATGCATGGCGAAGGCACCTACATCACCTCCGGCGGCACCAAAACAACCGGCTACTGGCAGAAAAACAAGTTTATGGGCCCTCAGCCCCCGGCCCGGTAG
- a CDS encoding MFS transporter, with protein sequence MNKENVPESDSAILRHARGQFACMASSYGLGVFNDNFFKQAALVLFVATGHNEMQGYALSVFTLPFILFAAPAGWCADRFAKCHVVIAAKWLELLAMLFGAVGICMGDSPLIFTMLFIMGFQATLFSPAMNGSLPDLYPERFVTRANGILRMLVTLAILGGVAVAGIMLDRQGFWWGVDAGRLLVAITVVSVALVGVIVSYGVPHRPAANPVLKFPWNGPVHTIRELLATRKDPLLATTIFTNVFVWLVGSLGILIINPLGINQFHMSKTVTSYLIVGQLVGLAAGGVISSRLVPIGRWYRVVWPLCLAMSLVMVAMAGVPFLPGNIHRPVIFVLIFLLGSFGGGILIPMESFLQIRPPVARKGAVLSAVNFIVFIGILSSGLLSNYLNAHLRPTSAFGVMGLASLVISGVLFVLFRKQQETVGG encoded by the coding sequence ATGAATAAAGAAAACGTTCCTGAAAGTGATTCCGCTATTCTCCGGCATGCGCGGGGCCAGTTTGCCTGCATGGCCTCTTCCTATGGATTGGGTGTCTTTAACGATAACTTCTTCAAGCAGGCCGCGTTGGTGTTGTTTGTTGCGACCGGCCACAATGAAATGCAGGGGTATGCGTTGAGTGTCTTTACCCTTCCCTTTATTCTTTTTGCCGCTCCGGCGGGGTGGTGTGCGGATCGGTTTGCCAAATGCCATGTGGTGATCGCGGCCAAGTGGCTGGAGTTGTTGGCGATGCTGTTTGGTGCGGTGGGTATCTGTATGGGGGATTCGCCCCTAATTTTCACGATGCTGTTTATCATGGGGTTCCAGGCTACCTTGTTCAGTCCCGCCATGAATGGATCGCTTCCCGATCTCTATCCCGAGCGGTTTGTCACTCGCGCCAACGGAATTCTGCGAATGCTGGTGACCCTTGCCATTTTGGGTGGGGTGGCGGTGGCGGGGATTATGCTGGACCGGCAGGGGTTTTGGTGGGGGGTTGATGCCGGCCGCTTACTGGTCGCCATCACAGTGGTGAGTGTGGCCTTGGTGGGGGTGATTGTGAGTTATGGGGTGCCGCACCGGCCCGCCGCAAATCCGGTATTGAAGTTTCCCTGGAATGGGCCCGTGCACACGATTCGAGAATTGCTCGCCACCCGTAAGGATCCGTTGCTCGCCACTACGATTTTCACGAACGTCTTTGTCTGGCTTGTCGGGTCTCTTGGGATTCTGATCATCAATCCCCTGGGGATTAATCAGTTTCATATGAGCAAAACAGTGACCAGTTATCTGATTGTGGGCCAGTTGGTGGGGCTTGCCGCCGGGGGGGTGATCAGTAGCCGGTTGGTTCCCATTGGCCGTTGGTATCGGGTCGTCTGGCCGCTTTGCCTCGCCATGTCTTTGGTCATGGTGGCCATGGCTGGGGTCCCCTTTCTGCCCGGGAACATCCACCGTCCCGTGATTTTTGTGCTGATTTTTCTGTTAGGTAGTTTTGGGGGCGGGATTCTTATTCCCATGGAAAGTTTCCTCCAAATCCGGCCCCCCGTTGCGAGGAAGGGGGCCGTGCTCTCAGCGGTGAACTTTATTGTATTCATTGGGATCCTTTCGTCCGGACTTCTCTCTAATTACCTTAACGCGCATTTACGGCCGACCTCCGCCTTTGGCGTGATGGGCCTGGCTTCGCTTGTGATTTCCGGGGTGCTATTCGTCTTATTCCGGAAGCAGCAGGAAACAGTCGGGGGTTAA
- the pflA gene encoding pyruvate formate-lyase-activating protein, whose amino-acid sequence MTTCRIHSIETLGGVDGPGVRCVIFFQGCPLRCLYCQNPDTQCGEGGREVSLKELMRAIERTRPYFGPEGGVTLSGGEPLAQPAAVAGVLRACRAVGIHTAIDTSGICSTPAALEAAALADLLLLDIKHPDPVLCRALTGSGLDPALTLLNAAEAQRQAVWIRHVVIPGWSDTVEVMEKLAVLLAPFTCIQRVELLPYHRLAAEKYQALGRELPLPGIPAADPAAVRRLEQHLRERLAALLRH is encoded by the coding sequence ATGACCACCTGTCGTATTCATAGCATCGAGACGCTGGGGGGAGTAGATGGCCCCGGCGTCCGGTGTGTGATCTTTTTCCAGGGTTGCCCCCTGCGCTGCCTGTATTGTCAGAATCCCGACACCCAGTGTGGTGAGGGAGGGCGGGAGGTCAGTCTGAAAGAACTCATGCGCGCGATCGAGCGGACGCGCCCCTATTTCGGGCCGGAAGGCGGCGTCACGCTTTCCGGCGGCGAGCCCCTGGCCCAACCGGCGGCGGTCGCGGGGGTGTTACGCGCCTGTCGTGCGGTCGGCATTCATACGGCCATCGATACCAGCGGGATCTGTTCCACGCCTGCGGCGCTGGAGGCGGCCGCACTGGCAGACCTGCTGCTGCTGGATATCAAACACCCGGATCCCGTGCTCTGCCGGGCTTTGACGGGGAGCGGATTGGATCCGGCCCTGACGCTTCTCAATGCGGCCGAAGCACAGCGGCAGGCCGTGTGGATCAGGCATGTGGTCATTCCCGGCTGGAGTGATACGGTGGAAGTGATGGAGAAACTGGCCGTTCTCCTGGCGCCGTTCACCTGTATCCAACGCGTGGAACTGCTCCCGTATCACCGGTTGGCGGCGGAAAAATACCAGGCGCTCGGCAGGGAACTGCCGTTGCCCGGCATTCCCGCGGCGGATCCGGCCGCCGTGCGGCGACTGGAACAACACCTGCGGGAACGTCTGGCGGCGCTCTTACGCCACTGA
- the hisF gene encoding imidazole glycerol phosphate synthase subunit HisF — MLTKRIIPCLDVRNKKVTKGVKFQNNVVLGDAVALAAQYYENGCDELVFYDITASAERRPIDIEMVREVARAIHIPFAVGGGISNLEDMSRVLLAGAEKISVNSLAVVNPQIIADGANAFGSQCIVLGMDPVRVENDPRFPSGYEITTRGFRERTGLDALAWAKQAEDLGVGEIVVNSVDADGMRTGFELVLTRLIAEAVRIPVVASGGAGTPSHLVDAFTIGKADAAIIAGMIHTGEYTIPQIKKELIAAGIPIRKKW; from the coding sequence ATGCTGACGAAACGAATCATTCCCTGCCTGGATGTGCGGAACAAGAAAGTCACCAAGGGAGTCAAATTCCAGAATAATGTGGTCCTGGGCGATGCAGTGGCGCTCGCGGCACAATATTATGAGAACGGGTGCGACGAGTTGGTGTTTTATGACATCACCGCCTCTGCTGAACGGCGGCCGATTGATATTGAGATGGTCCGGGAGGTGGCGCGGGCCATCCATATTCCCTTCGCGGTCGGCGGGGGAATCTCCAACCTGGAGGATATGTCGCGGGTGCTATTGGCCGGTGCCGAAAAAATATCGGTCAATTCCCTGGCGGTGGTGAATCCGCAGATTATTGCCGATGGAGCCAATGCCTTCGGGTCCCAGTGCATCGTGTTGGGAATGGATCCCGTGCGGGTGGAGAATGACCCCCGCTTTCCCAGCGGGTATGAGATCACGACCCGGGGCTTTCGTGAGCGGACCGGTCTGGATGCCCTGGCGTGGGCGAAACAGGCGGAGGATCTGGGGGTCGGTGAGATTGTCGTGAATTCAGTCGATGCGGACGGGATGCGGACGGGGTTTGAACTCGTGCTGACGCGGTTGATTGCCGAGGCCGTCCGGATCCCGGTCGTGGCCTCTGGTGGGGCGGGGACCCCGTCACATCTGGTCGATGCGTTCACGATCGGGAAAGCCGATGCCGCCATCATTGCCGGCATGATCCATACGGGAGAATATACCATCCCTCAAATCAAGAAGGAATTGATTGCGGCCGGAATCCCCATCCGGAAGAAATGGTAG